The Mugil cephalus isolate CIBA_MC_2020 chromosome 19, CIBA_Mcephalus_1.1, whole genome shotgun sequence genome has a window encoding:
- the LOC124996498 gene encoding mediator of RNA polymerase II transcription subunit 13-like isoform X1: protein MTTTANWVANGASLEDCHSNIFSLAELTGIKWRCYSFHGGGEYGPVISAPAQDDPVLRSFMRCVQANLLCVWRRKIKPDGKELWIFWWGEQPNLSDVIHQELEVAEEGLWECGLSYECRTLLFKAIHNLLERCLMDKGFVRIGKWFFKPYELEGKSLGNSEHLSCSFSFFLHGESNVCTSVEIAQHQPAYHITEHHIRLAQTSVTPVQVVLSPYGLSGTLTGQAYKMSDPATRKLMEEWSYFYPMVLQQKEGSGDKEKEEAAQAYDRNCHVAVEVIVGGVRMTYPAAFVLIAQGDLPAEQPPPVPAAQGLNKEPNHCSVPLTPPTSPEQPCSADSGFVTLVSSVPASDSNMGIPTISPKHSGKKLTCQVVHQAWRECYLSQPQHVPNQPTDMTPRKEVPNGVTTWDFNDLGARAPCSCSRLKQQKLNPTTASTANAQSSANPTQASGPSLHPPSLPKHKTSDKAEKADKQSKRPAVIPFHHRLSVTQETPLEQDSPGGPQLGGLVVLEPPIEPLADLPSCKYSKPLSNGRKGPESLLHSPMSPLPPTLSPHPRVQDPDVLDGPVDIPLCPDGASGMGVITSETVVYTAMLRQRENGAGWWRGFRTPRTDKTDCRPPELPADKQEEMKTETTAEGAPLKRLYTQTHKRFKISEERVRNHIHTLGLLQPPGVEALRESGDDPYDFKEGDIEYTFSTSKRLKSQGREPSKKAKGEEITSNGALPDGKDAMSIFNSAPKSDEAGQDDAAAKANPSLTREKDLVVNISDLDNIFDEDEEDLGNVYPNQHSAKLPVSTEDRPFGKEGRVAVPYPSTVADLQRMFPTPPSLEQHPAFSPNTTYRDTPSQEPPAPSGASDHLPSLASTQLTEYRMEMEEGLASPRQDDIKPQIASSMFAPLSCLPSQSLPPLKIPEQCYYRPSWALLPKMEHFPAVMHPQNVAFTKDGYTNVPSVNTLTDQEYNQMTATTASANTTIGILPSPATPRFSVPTPRTPRTPRGINAASSGQGSVKQDGTELSSPVSTPSTSLPLSSVEPLARPGPSLPEAHSLYAILLLSDSVLSVFKDRNFDSCCICACNMNVKGADVGVYIPDSTCEDQYRCMCGFSAIVNRRLAHGTGLFVEDELDIYGRNSEVGRAAERRLALCRRDPTMRDSRAKRPQDAAPASPPVMVLLQEQCSQPISSLASLHLPISCSCHGRKGALLQSWMSEKQWADGSDACVECYNALEQGLQYVDNPTGGKVDPAVVRSTALHSWAHTNVVDMSMLSSQDMVRMLLSLQPFLQDAIQKKRTGRTWENIQHVQGPLTWQQFHKMAGRGSYGSEESPEPLPIPTVLLGYDRERDFLALSPLALPFWEKLLLEPYGGQRDVAYVVVCPNSPSLLAAARSFFQELSAVYETCRLGKHRPLAKVSRDGLIRVGEEVEQEKLEELDVDQWLTGPWTGQQHTDNLNKLKLYAYACKQQLGPQLSALPLDSSLLLPPKPQPPVNNTSSAQPASSGQPSAWAPDGEQAQGAVSSANASTPTGANSGQTGETTQGGAGDSKGPSSSTPPANTPAETPELSAEQSRIGIPTVGDSMESHANPPAIVVYIVDAFLNLSGARNEGGEEEEADEVESGSIWLLGLLRCYTEMLQTLPETMRPALVLQVVPCQYLLQPASGESHLYLQHLRSLAFSCYSQCRRLLPQQTNIKSLTGFGPVSTVSSVLTSPEHPRPLQLYSPPFILGPTRPKQPESGEIWAEIPPKFNVLFVGYCLSHDQRWILVSCTDQQGELLETSIINIDVPNRARRPRVSARKMGLQKLWEWCIGIIQMTSLPWRIVIGRLGRLGHGELKDWSSLLGEHSLHSIGRQLREACRMCGISAADSPSILSACLVAMEPQGSFVVMPDAVTMGSVFGRSTALNLQTSQLNTPQDASCTHILVFPTSATTQLAPSSYPTEDNNDDMFDLPFPDELENDIGHDMMLINLHPSPNTSPVPSPGSPSGMGMGSHFQHTRGQGERLLSRDNPPEELKQQPLALGYYVSTAQANGLPHWFWASCPQAESQCPLFLKASLHHHISITQSDEMVSEKSKRAPHPLDSKTTSDVLRFVLEQYNALSWLTCTPATQDRQSCLPVHLAVLTQMYNAILNML from the exons TGGCTGAGGAGGGGCTGTGGGAGTGTGGGCTGTCCTACGAGTGCAGGACCCTCCTGTTCAAGGCCATACACAACCTGCTGGAGAG GTGTCTGATGGATAAGGGCTTCGTGAGAATCGGGAAATGGTTCTTCAAGCCGTATGAGCTGGAAGGAAAATCTCTGGGCAACAG CGAACACCTATCatgttccttctccttcttcctccacgGGGAGAGCAACGTGTGCACCAGCGTGGAGATCGCCCAGCACCAGCCTGCGTACCACATCACAGAACACCACATCCGCCTCGCGCAGACCTCCGTCACACCAGTGCAAG TGGTCCTGAGTCCGTACGGTCTGAGTGGCACCCTAACAGGTCAGGCCTACAAGATGAGCGACCCGGCAACACGGAAGCTGATGGAGGAGTGGAGCTACTTCTACCCAATGGTACTTCAGCAGAAAGAGGGAAGTGGAGACAAGGAAAAAGAGGAAGCGGCCCAGGCGTATGATCGCAACTGTCACGTGGCGGTGGAGGTCATCGTAG GTGGAGTTAGGATGACTTACCCGGCTGCTTTTGTACTGATCGCCCAAGGGGACCTACCAGCAGAGCAGCCTCCGCCTGTTCCTGCAGCTCAGGGCCTCAACAAAGAGCCGAACCACTGCAGCGTGCCGCTGACGCCGCCAACGTCACCAGAACAGCCCTGCTctg CGGACAGTGGCTTCGTGACCTTGGTCTCCAGTGTCCCCGCATCAGACAGCAACATGGGGATCCCCACCATCAGCCCTAAGCATTCTGGGAAGAAGCTGACCTGTCAGGTGGTCCACCAGGCCTGGAGAGAGTGCTATCTCAGCCAGCCACAGCATGT ACCGAATCAGCCAACTGACATGACGCCGAGGAAGGAAGTGCCAAATGGAGTTACCACGTGGGACTTCAATGATCTGGGAGCGCGAGCaccctgcagctgctccag GTTAAAACAGCAGAAGCTGAATCCGACCACCGCATCCACTGCCAACGCCCAGTCCAGTGCCAACCCCACTCAGGCCTCTGGCCCGTCGTTACACCCTCCGTCTCTGCCCAAACACAAGACGAGCGACAAGGCGGAAAAGGCGGACAAACAGTCCAAGAGGCCAGCTGTGATTCCCTTCCATCATCGCCTGTCCGTCACACAGGAGACCCCTCTGGAACAGGACTCACCAGGAGGGCCCCAGCTTGGTGGCCTTGTGGTGCTGGAGCCGCCCATCGAGCCCTTAGCGGATCTGCCAAGCTGCAAGTATTCCAAGCCCCTTTCCAATGGCAGGAAGGGTCCAGAATCCCTACTCCATTCACCCATGTCTCCACTTCCACCTACTCTCAGCCCACACCCCCGGGTGCAGGACCCAGATGTGCTGGATGGACCTGTGGATATACCCCTGTGTCCAGACGGGGCTTCGGGGATGGGGGTGATTACCAGCGAGACAGTGGTGTATACAGCTATGCTGAGGCAGAGGGAGAACGGGGCTGGCTGGTGGAGGGGCTTCAGGACTCCCAGGACTGATAAGACTGACTGCAGACCCCCTGAGCTCCCCGCCGATAAACAagaggagatgaagacagaGACGACCGCCGAGGGAGCTCCACTTAAGAG ACTATACACGCAGACTCACAAGAGATTTAAAATCTCAGAGGAGAGGGTGAGGAATCACATCCACACCTTGGGCCTGCTCCAGCCGCCAGGTGTGGAGGCGCTGCGGGAGAGCGGGGATGATCCCTACGACTTTAAGGAAGGCGACATCGAGTACACGTTCTCCACTTCCAAGAGATTAAAGAGTCAAGGGCGAGAACCCAGCAAGAAGGCCAAG GGTGAAGAAATCACCAGCAACGGTGCACTGCCTGATGGAAAAGACGCCATGTCCATTTTTAACTCGGCTCCAAAATCAG ATGAAGCAGGTCAGGACGACGCAGCCGCTAAGGCAAATCCTTCTCTGACCAGAGAAAAAGATCTCGTGGTCAACATCTCAGATCTGGACAATATATttgatgaagatgaggaagattTAGGG AACGTTTACCCGAACCAGCACTCAGCCAAGCTCCCGGTGTCGACGGAAGACCGGCCCTTTGGGAAAGAGGGGCGAGTTGCAGTACCATATCCATCTA CAGTAGCAGACCTCCAGCGCATGTTTCCCACCCCGCCTTCCCTAGAGCAACACCCGGCCTTCTCCCCCAACACCACTTACCGTGACACCCCGAGTCAAGAGCCCCCTGCACCCAGCGGAGCGTCCGACCACCTGCCGTCATTAGCCTCCACCCAGCTCACTGAATacaggatggagatggaggagggccTGGCTAGTCCCAGACAGGATGATATCAAG CCGCAGatcgcctcctccatgtttgctCCTCTATCCTGCCTGCCCAGCCAGAGTCTGCCGCCTCTCAAGATTCCCGAACAGTGCTACTACCGTCCGTCCTGGGCCCTCCTGCCCAAAATGGAGCACTTCCCCGCTGTTATGCATCCGCAGAATGTGGCGTTCACCAAGGATGGATACAC aaACGTTCCCAGCGTCAACACCCTCACAGACCAGGAGTACAACCAGATGACTGCCACCACtgcctctgcaaacacaaccaTCGGCATTCTCCCCTCTCCTGCCACACCGCGCTTCTCTGTCCCGACTCCGCGAACCCCTCGGACGCCGCGGGGCATAAATGCCGCCAGCTCCGGGCAGGGTTCGGTGAAGCAGGATGGTACCGAGCTCAGCTCTCCCGTCTCCACCCCATCCACCAGTTTGCCTCTTAGCTCCGTGGAGCCCCTAGCTCGACCGGGACCCTCTCTGCCGGAGGCCCACAGCCTGTACGCCATCCTTCTGCTGTCCGACTCCGTCCTCAGCGTCTTCAAGGACCGCAACTTCGACAGCTGCTGCATCTGTGCCTGCAATATGAATGTCAAAGGAGCGGACGTGGGAGTGTACATCCCGGATTCCACCTGCGAAGATCAGTACCGCTGTATGTGCGGCTTCAGTGCCATCGTGAACAGGCGGCTCGCCCACGGCACGGGCCTCTTCGTGGAGGACGAGCTGGATATTTATGGCCGGAATTCGGAGGTGGGGCGGGCGGCCGAGAGGAGGCTGGCTCTTTGCCGGCGGGACCCCACTATGCGAGACTCCAGGGCCAAGCGCCCGCAGGATGCCGCCCCTGCCTCTCCGCCGGTGATGGTCCTTTTGCAGGAACAGTGCTCCCAGCCCATCTCTTCCCTGGCGTCGCTTCATCTCCCCATCAGCTGCTCGTGCCACGGCCGCAAGGGTGCACTCCTCCAAAGCTGGATGTCTGAGAAGCAGTGGGCCGACGGGAGCGACGCCTGTGTGGAGTGTTATAATGCATTGGAGCAGGGGCTGCAGTATGTAGATAACCCCACGGGAGGGAAAGTAGATCCAGCTGTTGTCAGAAGTACTGCTCTTCACTCCTGGGCCCACACTAATG tGGTGGATATGAGCATGTTGTCGTCACAGGACATGGTTCGTATGCTGCTGTCTTTGCAGCCTTTCCTGCAGGATGCCATCCAGAAAAAGAGAACTGGACGGACCTGGGAAAACATCCAACACGTTCAGGGTCCACTCACCTGGCAGCAGTTTCACAAGATGGCTGGAAGAGGCTCTTATg GTTCGGAGGAGTCACCGGAGCCCCTGCCCATCCCTACGGTGTTGCTGGGCTATGACCGGGAGCGGGACTTTTTGGCGTTGTCCCCTTTGGCTTTGCCTTTCTGGGAGAAGTTGCTGCTCGAACCATATGGTGGGCAGCGGGATGTTGcttatgttgttgtgtgtccTAATAGCCCCTCTCTGCTAGCTGCAGCCCGGTCCTTCTTCCAGGAGCTCAGTGCAGTTTATGAG ACGTGTCGTCTTGGGAAGCACCGTCCTCTAGCTAAGGTGTCCAGGGATGGTTTGATCCGTGTGGGTGAAGAAGTTGAGCAAGAGAAGCTTGAGGAGCTGGACGTGGACCAGTGGTTGACCGGACCGTGGACTGGACAGCAGCACACTGACAACCTCAACAAACTTAAACTCTATGCTTACGCCTGCAAGCAGCAACTAG GTCCCCAGCTTTCAGCGCTGCCTTTGGATAGCAGTCTTCTGTTGCCTCCTAAACCCCAGCCTCCTGTAAACAACACATCCTCAGCTCAGCCTGCCTCGTCTGGGCAGCCTTCAGCTTGGGCCCCTGACGGAGAACAGGCCCAAGGTGCTGTCAGTTCAGCAAATGCTTCGACCCCGACCGGAGCAAACTCAGGCCAGACAGGGGAGACAACCCAAGGGGGAGCCGGCGATTCTAAAGGGCCTTCTAGTTCCACGCCACCAGCCAACACACCAGCAGAAACCCCTGAACT CTCAGCTGAGCAGTCCAGAATCGGCATCCCCACTGTGGGTGACTCAATGGAGAGCCACGCCAACCCACCAGCTATTGTCGTTTACATAGTGGATGCATTTCTGAACTTGAGCGGAGCGAGAAacgaaggaggagaagaagaagaggccgACGAGGTGGAGTCAGGTAGCATTTGGCTACTAGGGCTTCTTCGCTGCTACACAGAGATGCTGCAGACCTTGCCTGAGACGATGAGGCCCGCACTGGTGCTACAG gtggtgCCATGCCAGTATCTTCTTCAGCCAGCTAGTGGAGAGAGCCATTTGTATCTGCAACACCTGCGCTCCCTGGCCTTCTCATGCTACTCTCAGTGCAGACGTCTGTTACCCCAGCAAACAAATATCAAGTCCCTGACCGGCTTTGGCCCAGTGTCTACTGTCAGTTCAGTGCTCACGAGTCCAGAG CATCCCAGACCTCTACAGCTGTACTCTCCGCCATTCATCCTCGGTCCGACCCGTCCCAAACAACCAGAGTCAGGAGAGATATGGGCTGAGATCCCTCCCAAATTCAACGTGCTCTTTGTTGGATACTGCCTCTCTCACGACCAGCGCTGGATCCTGGTGTCCTGCACtgaccagcagggggagctcCTGGAGACAAGCATTATCAACATTGATGTCCCCAACAG AGCACGGCGTCCCAGAGTATCAGCAAGGAAGATGGGGCTGCAGAAGCTGTGGGAGTGGTGTATTGGCATCATTCAGATGACCTCCCTGCCGTGGAGGATTGTCATTGGTCGATTAGGCAGACTGGGCCACGGGGAGCTAAAAG ACTGGAGCTCGCTCCTCGGAGAGCACTCCCTCCACTCCATAGGACGCCAGCTGAGGGAGGCCTGTCGTATGTGCGGAATCTCGGCCGCGGACTCCCCCTCCATCCTCAGTGCCTGCCTGGTAGCCATGGAGCCCCAGGGCTCCTTCGTGGTCATGCCTG ATGCAGTGACCATGGGCTCCGTGTTTGGCCGCAGCACCGCTTTGAACTTACAGACGTCGCAGCTGAACACGCCTCAGGATGCTTCCTGTACGCACATTCTAGTCTTCCCGACCTCAGCCACCACCCAGCTAGCACCCAGCTCCTACCCCACAGAGGACAATAACG ACGACATGTTTGATCTTCCCTTTCCCGATGAGCTGGAGAATGACATCGGCCATGACATGATGCTGATCAACCTTCACCCTTCCCCCAACACCTCCCCCGTGCCCTCGCCCGGGTCGCCGTCCGGGATGGGAATGGGATCACATTTCCAACACACCAGG ggcCAGGGAGAGCGCTTACTGTCCAGGGACAATCCCccagaggagctgaagcagcagccGCTGGCTCTGGGCTACTACGTCTCGACGGCGCAAGCTAACGGACTCCCTCACTGGTTCTGGGCCTCCTGCCCACAGGCTGAGAGCCAGTGTCCACTCTTCCTTAAG GCCTCTCTCCACCACCACATCTCCATTACGCAGTCCGACGAGATGGTGTCTGAAAAGAGTAAGAGGGCTCCTCATCCCTTAGACTCAAAGACCACCTCTGATGTGCTCAG GTTTGTATTGGAGCAGTACAACGCCCTCTCTTGGCTGACGTGCACGCCCGCCACACAAGACCGCCAGTCCTGCCTGCCCGTCCACCTGGCCGTGCTGACCCAGATGTACAATGCCATCCTGAACATGCTTTAG